One Sulfolobus sp. S-194 DNA segment encodes these proteins:
- a CDS encoding AMP-binding protein, which yields MSWLPTKDWIEESNVYSFMLENDISKLSHFISYTYEKPEEFWDKFVKRIGLKFYSKYDKVLDLSQGKPWPKWFINGKLNIGDEIPDSSEIFIKWMDEKGNSRTITYSEVLQQAKAVSSWLKKFGLKKGDTVGIYMPMIPEIVPVFLGIARAGMVAVPLFSGFGKEPIRVRAEDSGMKVIFTTDMTIRKGKEINPLENLEGLTLTKVVVERGGKKNKDFITYSEVLSTAGDGLEVTDTEDPFMIIYTSGTTGKPKGCVHTHDGFPIKASADVYFQFDLKKGETLMWVTDLGWMMGPWMIFSALLLRGKVGMIEGYTTYSLLTKFVEDMKVDILGLSASLVRAFRSEVEKGKIDVRIAGNTGEPIDYESWKWLYEAVKGPIINYSGGTEISGGILGNYVINEIKPTAFNGFSPGIHADIFDENGKHVPANVEGELVVLSVWPGMTRGFWKDKERYLKTYWSRWEGVWVHGDLAYYDEDGFYYIVGRSDDTIKVAGKRVGPAEVEQIINSYEGVVESACVGVPDPMKGEEILCFAVTNREIKKDELLNYVQRMLGKALAPKDIIFVKELPKTRNAKIMRRLIRAVILGKPTGDVSALENPSALEEIKKALAS from the coding sequence AGGATTAAAGTTTTATTCTAAATACGATAAAGTCTTGGATTTATCTCAAGGAAAACCATGGCCAAAGTGGTTTATAAACGGAAAATTAAATATTGGGGACGAGATTCCAGATTCTTCAGAAATTTTCATAAAATGGATGGATGAAAAGGGAAATTCAAGGACAATAACTTATTCAGAGGTACTTCAACAAGCTAAGGCAGTTTCTTCCTGGTTAAAGAAGTTCGGATTAAAGAAAGGTGATACTGTAGGAATTTATATGCCAATGATACCTGAAATAGTTCCAGTATTTTTAGGGATAGCTAGAGCTGGAATGGTTGCTGTACCGTTGTTTTCTGGATTCGGTAAAGAGCCAATAAGAGTTAGGGCTGAAGATAGTGGAATGAAAGTTATTTTTACGACAGATATGACTATAAGAAAAGGGAAAGAGATAAATCCGTTAGAAAATTTAGAGGGGCTTACACTAACTAAAGTAGTTGTGGAAAGAGGTGGAAAGAAGAATAAGGATTTTATTACTTACTCAGAGGTATTATCTACTGCTGGCGATGGGTTAGAAGTAACAGATACTGAAGACCCCTTCATGATAATCTATACTAGTGGAACTACTGGAAAACCTAAAGGGTGTGTGCATACTCATGATGGTTTTCCAATAAAAGCTTCTGCAGATGTCTATTTCCAATTTGATTTAAAGAAAGGAGAGACACTTATGTGGGTTACCGATTTAGGCTGGATGATGGGTCCTTGGATGATATTTTCTGCCTTACTGTTGAGAGGGAAAGTTGGAATGATTGAAGGTTATACTACTTATTCCTTGTTGACTAAATTTGTTGAAGATATGAAGGTTGATATACTAGGTCTATCTGCAAGTTTAGTAAGAGCCTTTAGAAGTGAAGTTGAGAAAGGTAAGATAGATGTTAGGATTGCTGGGAATACTGGTGAGCCAATTGATTATGAAAGTTGGAAATGGTTATATGAAGCTGTTAAAGGTCCAATAATTAATTACTCTGGAGGCACTGAAATTTCTGGAGGTATATTAGGAAATTATGTAATAAATGAAATTAAACCTACCGCTTTCAATGGCTTCTCTCCTGGTATTCATGCTGATATATTTGACGAAAACGGAAAACATGTACCAGCAAATGTTGAGGGAGAGTTAGTTGTATTAAGTGTCTGGCCAGGTATGACAAGGGGCTTCTGGAAAGATAAAGAAAGATATCTTAAGACTTATTGGAGTAGGTGGGAAGGGGTGTGGGTTCATGGTGATTTAGCATATTATGATGAGGACGGATTTTATTACATTGTTGGAAGAAGTGATGATACTATTAAGGTTGCAGGCAAAAGAGTAGGCCCAGCAGAGGTTGAGCAAATAATTAACTCTTATGAAGGTGTTGTTGAAAGTGCATGTGTAGGAGTTCCAGATCCTATGAAAGGAGAAGAGATTTTGTGTTTTGCCGTAACTAATAGGGAGATTAAAAAAGATGAGCTTTTAAATTATGTACAGAGAATGCTAGGAAAAGCGTTAGCACCAAAAGATATAATATTTGTTAAAGAATTGCCAAAAACTAGGAATGCAAAAATTATGAGGAGGCTAATAAGAGCAGTAATATTAGGGAAACCTACGGGAGATGTCAGTGCTCTTGAAAATCCTTCAGCTTTGGAAGAAATTAAAAAAGCCCTAGCCAGTTAA
- a CDS encoding 4Fe-4S dicluster domain-containing protein: MIPLLKRLGLNKYSVDQKSHIEVNTDICLTCKNKPCTVSCPAGTYEAQPDGRIIAHYERCLECGGALVICPFGAIKFRFPEGGISYNYG; the protein is encoded by the coding sequence ATGATACCCCTACTTAAAAGATTAGGATTAAATAAATACTCGGTAGATCAAAAGTCACACATAGAAGTTAATACAGATATATGTCTTACTTGCAAAAATAAACCATGCACTGTATCATGCCCAGCTGGTACTTATGAAGCACAGCCAGATGGAAGAATTATTGCTCACTATGAGAGATGCTTAGAATGCGGTGGGGCATTGGTTATTTGTCCCTTTGGTGCAATAAAATTTAGGTTTCCAGAGGGTGGAATATCATATAACTATGGTTAA